The Sediminispirochaeta smaragdinae DSM 11293 genome has a segment encoding these proteins:
- a CDS encoding carbohydrate ABC transporter permease, translating into MSEHRSLYDSPLRGYLYLLPGCFIYCLFLFIPVLQTLQLSFFSWNGLQPKVCVGIKNFITLFSDPIFYRSLVNNLVLVVFIMVLPTLIGLVLASIIELNRYKIRKLFEVVLFMPYILSLVVVGVIWRWIYNPSFGVINTFLRGIGLADMTKAWLGDSATALTAVGISGTWVFHGFAMVIFLAGYSKISHSLYEAISIDGGNTLHKFWYIALPSLNHEISVVTIFLFINSLKTFDLVYVMTKGGPGYATNVISLYVFKNAFQYNRYGYAAALAVTLALIIYGISFGMTTLRRKHSDE; encoded by the coding sequence ATGAGTGAACACAGATCCCTGTATGATTCACCCCTTCGCGGCTATCTCTATCTCCTCCCCGGATGTTTCATCTATTGCCTGTTTTTGTTTATTCCCGTGCTTCAGACCCTCCAGTTAAGCTTTTTTTCCTGGAACGGACTGCAGCCGAAAGTATGTGTGGGCATAAAAAATTTCATAACACTTTTTTCCGATCCCATCTTTTATCGGTCGCTGGTAAACAATCTGGTATTAGTCGTTTTTATCATGGTATTGCCCACGCTCATCGGCCTGGTGCTGGCATCGATCATCGAACTTAATCGATACAAAATACGTAAACTCTTTGAAGTGGTTTTGTTCATGCCCTACATTCTTTCCCTCGTTGTTGTCGGAGTCATCTGGAGATGGATCTACAATCCCTCATTCGGCGTCATAAACACATTTCTGCGGGGCATTGGCCTTGCGGATATGACGAAAGCCTGGCTGGGCGACAGCGCTACCGCCCTAACAGCCGTCGGTATATCAGGAACCTGGGTATTCCACGGCTTTGCGATGGTCATCTTTTTGGCAGGGTACAGCAAAATCTCTCACTCCCTTTATGAGGCGATATCCATCGACGGAGGAAATACACTGCATAAATTCTGGTATATCGCCCTTCCGTCGCTGAACCACGAAATTTCCGTTGTAACGATTTTTCTTTTTATCAACTCGCTTAAGACCTTCGATCTCGTTTATGTGATGACAAAAGGCGGGCCGGGATATGCAACCAATGTTATCTCCCTCTATGTTTTCAAGAATGCATTCCAATACAACCGGTACGGCTACGCCGCAGCACTTGCCGTGACACTTGCACTCATCATCTATGGAATTTCTTTTGGCATGACCACATTAAGAAGGAAGCACAGCGATGAATAA
- a CDS encoding family 4 glycosyl hydrolase — protein sequence MILAVIGAGSPRTPLLIRGLLSRNMKLEHLYLYDNKQQRLELNARVIEAIIAASGQGLKLTIASSYQEAVEHADFVFSSIRVGGDESRIADETTALKFGQLPQETVGIGGFSMAYRTIPVVVAQANILHRINPKAWIINFTNPSGMITQAILENSNHKKVIGICDAPIMIDKFVGTLYGVSKDHITTHYTGLNHLGWVTSVKVDGKEVMEELVHERLKEFVAQEPFYQDLVDHIQTYHILPNEYLYYYLYHETITKKMAGVKQTRGQVIHTLNKQYYEALSAPDTNPIDVYNRYIQQRDGSYMTQETGYARKEAPRFDILTHTGLWGYDAVAFNLVEALVDTNQGKQLIVNVANRGTLPYLTDSDVIETSCLCKNGQCHATEATTELPACATDLIKQVKKFERLTIAAAGKRDRESQIAALEENPVVAKHLVPQIIDDLNKRFASIGSDDE from the coding sequence ATGATCCTTGCCGTAATAGGGGCAGGAAGCCCGAGAACACCTTTATTAATACGCGGGCTGCTTTCCCGAAACATGAAGCTTGAACATCTCTATCTCTACGATAACAAGCAGCAGCGATTAGAGCTCAATGCACGGGTAATAGAGGCGATCATTGCGGCATCGGGCCAAGGGCTGAAGCTAACAATCGCATCCTCCTATCAGGAAGCCGTGGAGCACGCCGATTTTGTCTTCTCGTCCATTCGGGTGGGAGGAGACGAGAGCAGGATTGCCGATGAAACGACAGCCCTAAAGTTCGGGCAACTCCCGCAAGAAACCGTCGGAATCGGCGGATTCTCCATGGCCTACCGAACCATTCCCGTTGTTGTGGCGCAGGCAAACATCCTCCACCGCATAAACCCCAAGGCATGGATCATCAATTTTACCAACCCCTCGGGAATGATCACGCAGGCCATTCTGGAAAACAGCAATCACAAAAAGGTCATCGGCATCTGCGATGCACCTATCATGATTGATAAATTCGTCGGAACCCTATACGGAGTGTCCAAGGATCATATCACAACCCACTATACGGGACTAAACCACCTCGGATGGGTCACCTCGGTAAAGGTAGACGGGAAAGAGGTAATGGAAGAGCTCGTTCATGAACGCTTAAAGGAGTTTGTCGCACAGGAACCATTTTATCAAGATCTGGTCGATCACATACAAACCTACCACATACTGCCGAACGAGTATCTCTACTATTATCTCTATCACGAAACCATCACAAAAAAAATGGCCGGGGTAAAACAGACACGCGGACAGGTCATTCATACGCTGAATAAACAGTACTATGAAGCACTATCTGCTCCAGACACAAACCCTATCGATGTGTATAACCGCTATATTCAACAGCGGGACGGATCGTATATGACACAGGAAACCGGGTATGCACGAAAAGAAGCACCACGCTTCGACATCCTCACCCACACGGGATTGTGGGGATATGATGCGGTCGCATTCAACCTTGTCGAAGCCCTGGTTGATACAAACCAAGGCAAGCAGCTGATTGTGAATGTCGCAAACAGGGGCACCCTTCCCTATCTTACAGATAGCGATGTCATCGAGACTTCGTGCCTATGCAAAAACGGCCAATGCCATGCAACGGAAGCAACGACCGAACTGCCCGCATGTGCCACCGATCTCATCAAGCAGGTCAAGAAATTCGAGCGGCTTACCATCGCCGCCGCAGGGAAGAGAGATCGGGAATCCCAAATCGCGGCCCTCGAAGAGAATCCCGTGGTCGCCAAGCATCTTGTTCCGCAGATCATTGACGACCTGAACAAGCGCTTTGCATCTATAGGAAGTGATGATGAGTGA